One Salvia splendens isolate huo1 chromosome 22, SspV2, whole genome shotgun sequence DNA segment encodes these proteins:
- the LOC121787672 gene encoding small RNA 2'-O-methyltransferase-like, with the protein MIEAGKPQANPSKMSSLSPKAIIHQKYGDKAFYQVEEVQVTPQNECPGLVITQKAPPCLYRCTLHLPETTVVSDTFKKKKEAEQSAAEKAIEKLGLRQKEYNPTKQEAWDDLAGRVAFLFANEFLSFPNPLSNHFRAALRRDGHFNGFVPVSVIAVYDAKTTSICKFINPAAEMNSLLVMSLVSRAAAKLSDLVIVSDDQLSVQRRNLYSPEIISSINHEASLLESIPLDVILIPVSCEKAVEPLKLNISATGYYLDVIAHALSLPGASDIIISRTIGKASSEMRIYSSTPKRLFENLSEPQTKQASHVEGSLNIRATYFAGQEIHGDAILASIGYTWKSPDLSHEAISLCSYYRNFVSKIPSGPYKVSRDAMLAAQLPLAFTTKSNWRGSFPRDILSAFCRYHHLSEPVFSTQSSMLDSSVNLPGSRKKLKATELSKKEKSELGIAAAPTGAISCNIKIYSKNQELLLECSPQESYRKQTDAVQSVALKVLRWLDIYFEKPDLSAEELGLLAKKFDIQFTQNFFKGFSLCHSVHRSGTTITQASDTTLNNVEGLNSGVTPANGCLACISYTVSLLGEGDGTKEYIESCEEFEFEVGNQAVLPHLEAAVEKMAVGQSAYFTVELPLSELILAASGDSAKTLSLLSPRSCKLEYCVTLLQVTEPLEDRMEQALFSPPLSKQRVEFAVCQIRQSSAVSLVDFGCGSGSLLDSLLSYPTSLEKIAGVDLSHRGLAKAAKLVHSKLNSLLDPNEPTSEMKSAALYYGNITEFDPQLHGFDIATCLEVIEHMEEEEACLFGNVVLSLFAPKILIVSTPNYEYNVILQGCTPRGQEDDPDEKNQGQATKFRNHDHKFEWTRAQFQHWASELAVKHNYSVEFSGVGGAADEEPGFASQIAIFRRGEESVSSMECGSEYVQIWKWSREDQPVGVS; encoded by the exons ATGATAGAAGCAGGAAAACCCCAAGCTAATCCTTCGAAGATGTCATCATTGTCACCTAAGGCGATCATACACCAAAAGTATGGTGACAAGGCCTTCTACCAGGTTGAAGAAGTTCAAGTTACACCACAAAATGAATGTCCCGGGCTCGTCATCACACAGAAGGCGCCACCATGTCTTTACCGTTGCACTCTGCATCTTCCGGAAACTACTGTTGTCTCTGAtacatttaaaaagaaaaaggaagctGAACAATCAGCTGCAGAGAAGGCCATAGAAAAG CTAGGCCTCCGTCAGAAGGAATATAATCCCACCAAGCAGGAAGCTTGGGATGATTTAGCTGGTCGTGTTGCTTTCCTCTTTGCAAATGAG TTTCTTTCATTTCCCAATCCACTCAGTAATCACTTCAGAGCAGCTTTGAGAAGAGATGGTCATTTCAATGGTTTCGTTCCAGTTTCAGTAATCGCAGTCTATGATGCAAAGACTACTAGCATATGCAAATTCATAAATCCTGCTGCTGAGATGAATTCGCTGCTGGTGATGTCTCTAGTTTCACGGGCAGCAGCTAAACTGTCTGATTTAGTCATCGTATCTGATGATCAGCTTTCGGTACAGAGGAGAAATTTATATTCACCAGAGATTATATCTTCAATAAACCATGAAGCGAGCCTGTTGGAAAGCATTCCACTTGATGTGATACTTATTCCAGTTTCATGTGAGAAAGCTGTTGAGCCTTTGAAACTTAACATTTCTGCAACTGGTTATTACCTTGATGTTATTGCCCATGCACTAAGTTTGCCGGGGGCTTCGGATATTATAATATCCAG AACGATCGGCAAAGCTTCATCTGAAATGAGAATATATTCCTCCACTCCAAAACGTCTCTTTGAAAACTTGTCAGAGCCTCAAACCAAACAAGCTAGCCATGTCGAAGGATCTCTAAACATAAGGGCAACTTATTTTGCTGGCCAAGAGATACACGGTGATGCAATTCTGGCTTCTATAGGTTACACATGGAAGTCCCCCGATCTTTCACATGAAGCCATTTCACTGTGCTCATATTATAG AAATTTTGTCAGTAAGATACCGAGTGGACCATACAAGGTATCTAGAGATGCAATGCTTGCTGCTCAGTTGCCTTTAGCATTCACAACGAAAAGCAATTGGAGAGGTTCATTTCCCAGAGACATACTTAGTGCATTTTGCCGCTATCACCATCTTTCCGAACCTGTCTTCTCTACTCAAAGTAGCATGCTGGATTCATCAGTAAATTTACCTGGATCCCGCAAAAAGTTGAAAGCAACAGAGTTGAGCAAGAAGGAAAAAAGTGAATTGGGCATTGCTGCTGCACCAACTGGAGCTATTAGTTGTAATATAAAGATATATTCCAAAAATCAAGAACTTCTTTTAGAATGCTCACCACAAGAATCTTACCGGAAGCAGACGGATGCTGTGCAAAGTGTTGCTTTGAAAGTCCTACGCTGGCTGGACATATATTTTGAAAAACCAGACTTGTCTGCGGAGGAGTTGGGCTTATTAGCAAAAAAGTTTGATATTCAGTTTACTCAAAACTTCTTTAAGGGATTCTCGCTATGCCACTCTGTGCACAGATCTGGAACCACCATAACTCAAGCTTCCGATACAACTCTTAATAATGTAGAGGGTCTAAATTCGGGAGTAACTCCAGCTAATGGCTGTTTAGCATGCATAAGCTACACAGTCTCATTGTTAGGAGAAGGAGATGGCACTAAAGAATATATTGAAAGCTGCGAAGAGTTTGAGTTTGAAGTCGGTAATCAAGCTGTCTTGCCTCATTTGGAAGCAGCTGTGGAAAAGATGGCTGTTGGCCAGTCGGCATATTTCACAGTGGAGTTGCCTCTCAGTGAGTTGATTTTGGCTGCATCTGGGGATTCTGCGAAAACTCTATCATTATTGTCTCCAA GAAGCTGCAAATTGGAGTACTGTGTTACTCTATTGCAGGTGACAGAACCATTAGAAGATCGGATGGAGCAAGCCCTATTTAGCCCCCCTCTGTCCAAGCAGCGTGTTGAATTTGCTGTATGCCAAATTAGACAATCTTCTGCAGTTTCTTTG GTTGATTTTGGTTGTGGTTCTGGAAGTTTATTGGATTCCTTGCTGTCTTATCCTACTTCACTGGAGAAAATTGCCGGTGTTGATCTTTCACACCGAGGTCTTGCAAAAGCAGCCAAG TTGGTTCACTCAAAGTTAAACAGTTTATTAGATCCCAATGAGCCAACTAGCGAGATGAAATCTGCAGCTTTGTATTACGGAAACATCACGGAATTTGATCCTCAACTACATGGATTCGACATTGCAACTTGCTTGGAG GTGATTGAACATATGGAGGAGGAAGAAGCATGCTTATTTGGCAATGTAGTGCTGAGCTTGTTCGCCCCCAAGATCCTCATCGTCTCCACCCCAAACTACGAGTACAATGTGATCCTCCAGGGATGCACGCCGCGCGGCCAAGAAGATGATCCGGATGAAAAGAACCAGGGGCAGGCCACAAAATTCCGAAATCATGATCACAAGTTCGAATGGACCAGGGCCCAGTTTCAGCACTGGGCGTCTGAGCTGGCTGTGAAGCACAACTACTCTGTCGAGTTCAGTGGCGTTGGCGGCGCTGCTGATGAGGAGCCCGGGTTTGCGTCTCAGATTGCGATATTTAGGAGAGGGGAAGAGAGTGTGAGCAGCATGGAATGTGGCAGTGAATATGTCCAAATCTGGAAATGGAGTAGAGAGGATCAGCCAGTTGGAGTCAGTTAA